ACCGCTGCGAGATGCTAACGGTCTCTGCATTGAGACCTCGAAAGGTGAAGAATAATTACAGCCGTAATTTGTgactgatcttttttttaaatttttttttttttggtctttttattGTGAACTTGGTATTTTGTCCCAGGTAAGACGGGACTGCTGGTGTCGAAGATTACAGACATCACACCTTTTGTCGGATACGCTGAAAACGAAGAGCAGACGGAGAGGAAAAAGCTGCGCAATGTCCTCAAAAAAGGAGACCTTTACTTCAACACCGGCGACCTAATGAGGATCGATAAAGACAATTTCATTTACTTTCAGGATCGTGTCGGGGACACCTTCAGGTAGGGGAGACCGGGTATGGTTGTAACACTTTTTGCTCCAGCACCTTTAACTCACAGAATTTTTGAGCTagagttttcaaacttttatacAAAATACCCACATTTGTTTACTACAAATGGCACCAATTCAAACCTCTGCAAGAATATCACAGACCGCATGAGTTCATGTCAAATACATGGTGTTCCTTTGTTACAACCTACCCCACTACCGAGGTAGGTTGTAACACCTGCTGGGGTAAGTTGTAACAATTagacaaaagaagcaaaaacagaggCCACACCATGTGATATGCTTCAAAAAGAGGTTTACtgaattaaaagaataatacaagaacaatgtctctctctctgtgactGACCATAACTCAAATATACtccgtttgtgtgtgtgtgcatgtgtgtaaaTTATTCTACTAGAACAAACTTCCTTAACATGTATAATGTATGCTTAATGAACACTGAACAAACATGTAGGTCTAACAAAAACCAatgtcaatgtgtgtgtgtgtttgtgtgcatgtctATGTGTGTGTATCCTTAATCAGAGTCACAGTGGTGACAAATGAATGATGGTAGCCCAGGAGTGCAGGCTTGGTGGGCCCAGAGACTGCATAGGGCACATTTTACCCACACTTCCTGTGGCTTTGAGTTGCCAAATGGCTCCATACagacaacacaaaaatattcatcatcTGAGGTCTCAGAATCCTCAGCATTggcttttaacattttcttggcaggctttctctccttcctcttttGCTTGCCTTTATTATTTGCAAAGAAACTCTTCCTTACATTGTTGCTTCCTCTTCTTTGTTCTTCTTCCATCAGTGCTTGTTTCACTGGTGTGTCAGTGAGTATTTCagatttccttttcttcctgaTCCTGCCAGTTGTTTTCCTTGGCCCTGCTTTTGGAAATGGCCGCATAGCCAAAGGATTGAATGCCTGACCAGGAGACACCCCCGAGGTGCTTGGCTCATCTGGAGCACAGGACATGGTCACATCATTAACTGCAGAGGAGCCAGAAGTAGTAGTCTCCAGGTGAGTTGGAGGAGAGGAGGCCGTCCCCAGGTGAGTTGGTGGAGACTGCGGCTGGAAAGCTCCAGATGTCAGTGATGTACCTGGGTCGGGACGGTCAGTGACTTGTGAGGGTGCATAGTCACACTCCTCAAAAATGTCAGGATTGAAGGGCCAAATACCTGTGGATTGGAAACCGGCTTGAATGTTTTTCGGTGTTCCAGCTGCAGGCAGAGCAGTCTTCACAATACTTGGAATATCATATATCGTCATCGTCTTGGCAGGATTCATCTTCATCCAGGCATCACTTGCGGCGTTCACCATATTCTTAAATGGGCCGTAGACACTGCGATCCAGTGGCTGAAGTTTATGGCTACAGTGGGGGGGGGAAGGTAAGGTCTGCTGCCTGAGTCAAATAGTCAGCCAACACTTCCTCCTGCACCTTAGAGAAGACTTTGTTGCTGCTCTAATAACCTACACTGGGAAGATCACTGGACCCCTGTTCTATCAGCTTCTGCAGTGAATTGCAGTATCTGCTCAGTGTTACATGGCAGATCCCATGCGCCTTCGCAACTGATCTGACTGACTTGCTCTTCTTTGTGACCTCATCAGatgccttttttaaaacatctgcagaCACACCTCTATCAGTCTTTCGTATCCACTGCCTAGGCAttctgtaaaattattaaaatcaaaatgttcttaGTTGTATATAAGGGGATGGTTGtaacactttttaaagatgtgttACAACCCACCCCAACCCTGTCAGCCATGTTTAGCTAGCTGTAGTAGCATAGCGGTTTGAAATTAGCATGGGAAAATGCATCACATTTTGCCTGAGAAATTACACTTTCATCTAATGTAAGTCATATGGTTTTATCTGCAACAGTATAAGTACTAAACAAAATATAGTCATGgtcaaaaaatttactttcttacctcaaaatcagatttttctcctTAGTATCTGCATGTGCCTGTTTCCAGCCTTGACAATCACAATATGGGATTGGGGAGGAAGCGGGTAAACACTGAAATGATCATGTGACTCCTATCTTATCCCTGTTTGGTGGAACTGGTGGTGTTACAACTCTCCCTATGTTATAACCATACCCGGTCTCCCCTACTGCCCTTCTCCTCACAGTGGATTTGTCCTTGTTTAGATAAAATAGCAGAGAGGAcacgcttttcttttaattctgcttatttattttggggGGGGATACGTTTATGAATGAaccagaatttattttttaccaaatccttaattaacttttattttatgtgttacTATATGTCTAAAccagaaaacatgaataaataaaaaagacttcAACTGATTGTAAGTTATTTTGAGGACATAGGTGGAAAGGTGAGAACGTTGCGACAACTGAGGTCTCCGACATCCTTTCGATGAGTGACTGTCTGCAAGAGGCCAATGTTTATGGAGTCCAAGTGCCAGGTAATACTCCCTTAGCAAATACCGTTTAGCATAATTTACTTACAggtgaattttgttttaatttatgttatttttattttcattcaggGCACGAGGGGCGCGCGGGGATGTCAGCTGCCACTCTGAAGAATGGTGCACGGTTTGATGGAAGTAAACTTTATGACCACGTTGTTAGCTACCTGCCCTCATATGCACGACCCCGCTTTATAAGGCTGCAGGTAATTCAGTCGAGACAAGCTTCGTTTTATCTTGATATCGGGGGATGCAAGTGCAAACAAACGGGCTTTTGTTCTGCCGTGAACGCGTGGCTGTGATCAGTCCCAGTGACGTGTGGGTGCTCTTTTCTCTCGTTTCAGAGTTCAGTGGAAGTCACAGCTACATTTAAGCAGATGAAAGCGAAGCTAGTGAATCAGGGGTTTGATCCAGAGAACATCCAGGAGCCTCTTTACATCCTCGACGACAGAGCGCAAAGCTACGTACCGCTGACGGCTGATATGTACCGCTCCATCCTGTCAGGAAGCATGAAGCTGTAATGAGCTCCACTGGCCGTGCGAGAGGCTTTCATAGcgtctgatttatttttaaatgatttccaGCTCAGGGAGACAAATGTCAGTTTAGATAGCCtcatgttccttttttttaaaacatacacAACAATCAGTGTAGTATTCCGATAAGCACAATCACCAGGTAATCATAAAACTACATTGTTGTAAATAGCATAATAACTGCTCACCATGCTGTATTAActgcttggatttttttttttttttttaactcagtgTCATATTTGTGTTTAGATTGATCTTTTCAGAGGTGGAATGTGGTGAATCTTGTTACAGCTAAAACACAGCATGgataatatttcataatttcttaaaaaatggGACCTTTTGTCATAAGCATTGCTTTTATACACCTTTAGGGCTCAGGTGAAGTAATAATCTGTAAGCTATAAAAACATATAGATAGCATCCATATTTGAAATTGATGTTATCGACCAATGTCTGTGAAAATAAGCCAAACTGCCTAAACTTAAAGTTACTGTTACAGTAAATTGTGCAGGTTTTCAGTATTTTCGCCCATCAGGAGCCCGATGTTACGAATCCAGATGTCGAAAGTGTCGGGCGAGAAGAAGAACACAAGGTGGCGCCATGCTTTGACTTTTCTCTTActgctgacatttttttatgGTGAAAGAGACCaaggaatattttaaaagcGTTTAGTTGACTGACAATAAAGGTACAACTgctaacaaaaaaataaatctaatcaaacctttattagttgatttgaaCTTCTGAAAATATTGCTTCACAACCAGAGAGTGAAAATATCATGATATGTTTAAAGaatgttatgtttgttttttaaaaatatatatatatatatttacttggacttttaatttaaacagtGATAATGAAGATATTTTGGTTAGCAATTTGCATCACTTCCTACTTTTAAATCATGTACGTTATTAATATGATGTGCATTgcaaaaacagtatttttagtATGTGTACAAATTTAGACAAGATctaattaacatatttaaatgcttttcaaagaaataGTGGAAGAGATTTGCATATTTATCTCTGCCGTGACTGTAATGTTGTTATAAAGAGTCTAAGGGATCAGTTAGTTATTCAGTTTATCTATAAAGGGTCAATTCACACAAATGTCCGCTTTTGGTATTTCTAAAGACAAACAGGTCTGAATAATTACcagaaatctaaaataaacccaaagcagtGGAGTCCAATTCCATATCTGGGGTGAGAACAAAAAGTCTCCGACTTTGTCCTGGAAAGAGACGTCGATAAAATCAGAACTTCTGTCTTGTCTAAGAACATAATCAGAACCGTGAAAAGTTTTAGAGAGTTAGGATATCGGTTTATAAAAACAGGTCTCTACAAATTTCTTGTTTCTACAAAAACTGCCACGCCTGTCTGAAAGGGTTCAGCTAAAATTTAGGCAAAATGTTAGTAAAGTCCAACATTTATTGTGAACGATCAGGCATTGACTTGAAGTCCTAAACTGCAAATCGTCATGTGATAACACAAACACAAcgataataaataattttcctgAGTCCCACAGCACCATTTAAACCAACTGGACTCATTTCATTGAAGCacatcattctttttttctttttttagatattaTATAGTTTGTTATTCCTTTATGGACAGTCTACTTAGTTAAATAAGGAATATAGAGAGCAATGAAAGTTAATCTttgatttccccccccccaaatgTAGGATAACTCAACAGATCATTTAGATTCTTGAAAATCTTTTTCATAGCCAATCTCAActacagttttatttctcttattaatttatttcaaattgtttaaaaaaaccccaaaaaacctGAGAAAACAAGTTGTCAGTAGGACAAGAGAAAATATGGCCATAcaaaaccaagaacaaaataattagcttaccactacttttctgtttgaaacaaaaagtttacatttgatgcattttaaagGCACCGGTTGCTACAACAATGCatacatgaacattttcatatgACTATCTCAATGTGAGATATGAAATGAATTGTCTATATTGCAATGTCcagatacattaaaaatatccatccatccatccatccattttctgttcaccctttgtccctaatggggtcgggaggtttgctggtgcctatctgcagctacgttccgggcgagaggcggggtcaacctggacaggtcgccagtctgtcgcagggcaacacagagacatacaggacaaacaaccatgcacacacacacctagggagaatttaaagagaccaattaacctgacagtcatgtttttggactgtgggaggaagccagagtacccggagagaacccacgcatgcacagggagaacatgcaaactccatgcagaaagaccccggccgggaatcaaacccaggaccttcttgctgcaaggcaacagtgctaccaactgcgccagtGTGCAGCcctacattaaaaatatttcagttgttatttttaaatcttcttttctataaaaaataatgcCACAACTAACAGTGTTTAAGAAATGTGAGGTTACTTTGAATTTAGCTGCTACACCAGATGTTTGCATACATTGCTAgatgaaaaagttaaatgaaaagaaacctCTGAGTGTATGTTAAGACAGCACATCGTTTTTGTCAAACATTgggaaaatttaaagaaattttcctATTCCGCAGAAACAAATTGTGGATATCAACAAATCCGGTtcattttgtaaattaatttccAGACGCCTGCAGCTATCATGCTCATCCGTTCTTTAAGCATATGAGTGTGTGGAAAGgagacattttctgtatttcagaGCTGTGCCAATGTTTTAGAGCGAAATGTGAGGGCCACATCCAGAACGAAAACATAAGACAAGTCCTGTATCGATGTGGGGCTGAAGTAGCAACACAGGttggtattttaaaaccaaCTCAGCATGTTTGCAAATGCTTCCAGATGTACAGTATGACTTCAGGCAACGACTAAGTTTCGGAGTAGCCCTCAGAAGCCCTGAGCTTTGTgtcatggtgtgtgtgtgcagagctgAGAATTTAAATTCAGAGATGTGCGAATACATTTCGGagtttaaaatatgtaataaaaatgtcaacaaagcCACTGTTGTTACTCAGGGATTTAGCGGATAGAAACTATGTTGTTTATTATATCTGATCTAAAACAGGATCAGTTATAAGATTGGTCTGATTTATCACACAATGCAGATTGACGCTTTAAACCACACTGAATTAGTTACTATGAGATAATTTCaatgttaaatatctaataaaaCTCTGATGATTGATAATAACTATAAATGGGAAACATGCACGTCATCCCACTGAGTACTTTTTGTCTCTAGACTTCAACAAACGCCTTTTGTTCactgttctgttttaaatgatcTGACGTTTTAAGCCCAAACGATTGTGCTGAACCCTTGGAACATAGGACCCTGGGAACACATACTTTCCCTTTCAGCAGCGGTTTGTAAATGAAAAACTTATGTggaccctttttttttttttttcttacaaccAGAAGAGGGAGAAGTTGGGCAAAGTTCAGGAGGCGTAAACGAGTCAGAACTTTTCACTGCAGTGTTTGAGGCTCTCTCAACCCTCAGGACTGAGTCTGTAATCCGGAGCACAATGATTGCATACATCCTGTTTACCGTTTTGGCAATTTTGCCATTGTTCATCTATTTGCGAAATCCATATTTTCTGGGAGATCTAAGATACGCGGTCACTGCAATTCGCATCGGCATGCGAATGGGCAAAATCAAGAAGAACTTTTCCAGCATGCTGGACTGCTTCTTGGATAGAGCGAAGAAGCATCCAGAAAAGACTTTTCTGATCTTCGAGGAGAGCTCCTACACGTACAGCCAGGCCGACAGGGAGAGCAACAAAGTGGCCAGGGCTCTGTCGACGCACGCCCAGCTGAAAGAGGGGGACACAGCCGCGCTGTTTCTGGGCAACGAGCCGCAGTTTGTGTGGCTCTGGTTGGGTCTGGCCAAGCTGGGCTGCGTGGCGTCGCTCCTCAACTCCAACATCAGGTCCAAGTCTCTGGTGCACTGCTTCTCCTGCTGCGAAGCCAAGGTCCTCATCGCCGGTGCTGGTAAGCTGGAGCCACTTTTCAGAGGGGTCCATTTGTAGAAtttctgcagtttatttttttgtgtgtcccATTTTTTATTGTCACGTGACTTGCTCAGAAATGAGTGATTTTGTTCAATGAGCTttctttgttcctgtttttgagTGTCTATTGAAGCCGGTGCTAATGTTGTAACGgatttgtgtttatttcgaCACAAACAGAACATGAACTAACTATTGAAATTAGTTAGACTATGATTCTCAAACTGTGGGCCGAGTTCCTCCTGTGGTACGTGCTTCTATAGTGTTGTGTTCCTGTTAAGTTTGATCTTGGGTCTGGGAGTAATATTAAGCCCAACCTAATTTTGCTCCAGTTTGCAGCTGGAAAACACTGTTATTAGCGACACAAGCTAATAACATTGTATTTCTTTGAATTTTGACCTTTAAATCACTAACATAATGTTCACTAATGGAGCTTGTAGAATATGTGTGATTTGAGACACAAATGTTtagaaaacaagataaaaaatattttttttatctttatttggGCATCAAATTATATTCAAGgtggccatgttggatttttcaAGTCTCCACTTGAAATTTTGACTTCTGACTTGTCATACAAAccattgtcagaaaaaaaaacagaatgcgTAGTTTAACTGCATTGTTCAACCAAATATACAATGGCAATAAacacgatttttttttttcactcggAAAAGTGCTGTTAATAGTTTATACTGGCATAAATGTCACGTCTGTTGTGCAGTTTCCTGTTTGCTCTCCCCCGCCCCTTTGTGTCAcagacaataaatcaaataattttagaTTAAACTACATTTGCAATATTTGGATTTATTCGTAACTTTCTTGAGAACTACCGTTCATATTTGCACAGAGCTCCAATGCCACTTTTATTCTCTTTCTCTGAGACTTGCGAGGAGCCGTAGAAGAGGTTTTGCCAGCTCTGAGAGAGCAGGGCATCCGCGTGTTTATCCTCAGCGACCACAGTGACGTAGAAGGCATCGAAAGCCTCTCCGATAAGCTCGAGAAGACCTGTGACGAGCCTCTGTCGCCGCAGCTGAGGGCAAACATCAACCTCAAAACTCCGGCGCTCTACATCTACACGTCGGGGACCACGGGTAATCAGCCGTCCTCGTCTGACCTTGACCTGTTTGTTCTGTAGCGTTTCTCGCTGCTTGTGGCCTTGAACTACACATAAAAGGCTTTTAATGGCAATGTTATCTTTTAGGACTTCCCAAGGCAGCTGTAGTTAACCACGAGAGGGTATGGATGTCATCTTTTCTCCAGGCTATGGTTGGTGTGCACTCCAGCGATGTTCTCTATTTGTACCTGCCTCTCTATCACACCTCTGGTTTTCTGATGGGACTCTGCGGAGCCATAGAGCGAGGTAATTCATGAGAGACTTAAATCAGACATGTCGTCTATGACAATGAAAGAGTCGATGAGTGAACCATGAGTAGCTAGAGCGTAAAATGTGGAGAAGAAGCTAAAAGAAAGTTAATTATCTTAAATCAATAGCttaaaaatgtgacaatgtCCTGTAGCTATTTAGTCATTGACTGTTCGCTGCTCTGCGTCCATGATGATATCAAGCTTATGAAAGGTTAAACCAATATACGTGACCTCAAGTAAGGAGcaatctggttctggtttccaATGTTCGTGTTTGAAGGACTCAAAGCTCAGTTTACAAACTTATAAACACTACTGAGCCCTCAGCTAGCCCCGTGTCTCCTTTTCTGCTGATATCTGTGCATCTTCCTTTTGCAGGCATCACTGTGGTTTTGAGACGGAAATTCTCCGTTTCCAACTTCTGGAATGACTGCAGAAAGCACAATGTGACCGCCATTCAGTACATAGGAGAGATCATCCGTTACCTGTGCAACACACCGAAGGTAAACATTAGTTTGACATCACATGATCCCTAAAGATCTTTATTAATTCTGCTGAATTCAGAGCACATTTAGATCAAGCAGCAGACCCAACCTTCTTTAAAAAGTTTCGTCATTGCTTAAATATCCAAGAACTTGGATAATTTAATCATCTCCCCAACAGTGGAGAAGAATGACTCTCTttcaacaggaagaaacctccagcataACCAGACAAGAATCACGTCTGTTATTAACAGAATAACATTATGTTAAAGATATTTGCCATTTCTCAGATTTCGTCTACCtgagaaatggcaaaaaattgGGTTTTGGTCCA
This genomic stretch from Xiphophorus hellerii strain 12219 chromosome 4, Xiphophorus_hellerii-4.1, whole genome shotgun sequence harbors:
- the LOC116718914 gene encoding very long-chain acyl-CoA synthetase-like, with the protein product MIAYILFTVLAILPLFIYLRNPYFLGDLRYAVTAIRIGMRMGKIKKNFSSMLDCFLDRAKKHPEKTFLIFEESSYTYSQADRESNKVARALSTHAQLKEGDTAALFLGNEPQFVWLWLGLAKLGCVASLLNSNIRSKSLVHCFSCCEAKVLIAGADLRGAVEEVLPALREQGIRVFILSDHSDVEGIESLSDKLEKTCDEPLSPQLRANINLKTPALYIYTSGTTGLPKAAVVNHERVWMSSFLQAMVGVHSSDVLYLYLPLYHTSGFLMGLCGAIERGITVVLRRKFSVSNFWNDCRKHNVTAIQYIGEIIRYLCNTPKKDNDKDHKVRLALGNGIRSDTWVDFLQRFGNVRICECYGATESNVGFVNYVGKVGAIGREHFLYKMSFPYALIRYDTEKEEPVRNSRGFCIEVPKGETGLLVGKIGQKTPFYGYAKNKQQTEKKKLRDVFEQGDLYFNSGDLLRIDEEGFVYFQDRIGDTFRWKGENVATTEVADHLLTVDFIEEANVYGVKVPGHEGRIGMAALKLKENTDFDGTAIYQHVKNYLPSYARPRFLRIQDAVAVTGTFKQLKAKLAEEGFDLAVIQDPLFFLEDGKGYVPMTQEILTAITEGTLKL